One genomic window of Camelina sativa cultivar DH55 chromosome 5, Cs, whole genome shotgun sequence includes the following:
- the LOC104787684 gene encoding uncharacterized protein LOC104787684: MENPSVNDLSQILPRVLVVSRRTLRKNKFVDFVGEYHLDLIVEYGAVPVIVPRVSGVHKLLESFKPIHGVLLCEGEDIDPSLYESELSSLSPQELDEIRKTHASDTAIDKEKDSIEFALAKLCLEQNIPYLGICRGSQVLNVSCGGSLYQDLETEVTNYVSDENKRNHIDYDDYDGYRHEVKIVKNTPLHKWFKDSLDEEKMEILVNSYHHQGVKRLAKRFVPMAFAPDGLIEGFYDPDMYNPDEGKFLVGLQFHPERMRKNGLEEFDFPGCSVAYQEFAKAVIACQKKLNSTLSVPKKLELNPEMENKRKILVRSFSLARSMYTRSYSLNNQPIESELKVGAEFLESNTALSVKQEMRLKEMGATMRNGGSFTEKLRLDEEKQRKAMNIMKKMNVERLSELITFYQLMGKISSEVLERKLHASVNEHNLTSQ; the protein is encoded by the exons ATGGAGAATCCAAGCGTTAATGATCTATCTCAGATCCTCCCTCGCGTCCTTGTCGTCTCTAGACGCACCCTTCGCAAGAACAAGTTCGTCGATTTCGTTG GTGAGTACCATCTTGATCTTATTGTGGAGTACGGTGCTGTACCGGTGATTGTCCCACGAGTGTCTGGTGTTCACAAGTTGTTAGAGAGCTTCAAACCAATCCATGGAGTTCTACTCTGTGAAGGAGAAGACATCGACCCTTCTCTATATGAGTCCGAATTATCTTCCCTATCACCTCAAGAACTCGACGAGATTAGAAAAACACACGCAAGTGATACAGCTATCGACAAGGAAAAAGACTCTATTGAGTTTGCCCTAGCAAAGCTCTGCCTAGAACAGAACATTCCTTACTTAGGAATTTGTAGAGGATCACAG GTCTTGAATGTTTCTTGTGGTGGGAGTCTTTATCAAGACCTTGAGACAGAGGTCACAAATTACGTCTctgatgaaaacaaaagaaaccacaTCGATTATGATGACTATGATGGTTATAGACATGAGGTGAAGATAGTAAAAAACACTCCTTTGCATAAATGGTTTAAAGATTCCTTAGATGAAGAAAAGATGGAGATCTTGGTCAACAGTTATCACCACCAAGGAGTTAAGAGATTGGCGAAAAGGTTCGTGCCAATGGCTTTTGCTCCTGATGGATTGATTGAAGGGTTTTATGATCCTGATATGTATAATCCTGATGAGGGAAAGTTCCTAGTGGGTTTACAGTTCCATCCAGAGAGGATGAGAAAGAACGGTCTCGAAGAATTTGATTTTCCTGGTTGTTCTGTTGCTTATCAG GAATTTGCAAAGGCAGTTATTGCATGTCAAAAGAAGCTGAATAGCACATTGTCCGTTCCTAAGAAATTGGAACTCAATCCAGAAATggagaacaaaagaaagatacttGTCAGGAGCTTCTCGCTTGCTAGGTCTATGTACACCAGATCTTATTCGTTGAATAACCAACCCATAGAATCAGAACTTAAAGTTGGGGCTGAGTTTCTTGAG TCAAATACGGCTCTAAGTGTGAAACAAGAGATGAGGCTGAAGGAGATGGGAGCGACAATGAGGAACGGTGGATCATTTACGGAAAAGCTTAGGCTTGATGAGGAGAAGCAGAGGAAAGCGATGAAcataatgaagaagatgaacgtTGAGAGACTCTCTGAGCTCATCACTTTCTATCAACTGATGGGTAAGATCTCTAGTGAGGTGTTGGAGAGAAAACTTCATGCCTCAGTCAATGAACACAACCTCACTTCTCAATGA